A part of Geothrix oryzae genomic DNA contains:
- a CDS encoding CheR family methyltransferase has protein sequence MKRSTADLAPRGPVSRGPVSRGPALREVAGPDRVPLSQETFQALRNLLHDHSGIALAPHKLTMVQSRLAKRLRVLGLPDYEAYLEKVGETDSSEWAEFINALTTNLTSFFREGHHFTRLVELLTASGAATGKLRVWSAGCSTGEEPYTLAMTLLKAFGPSARIQIVATDLDTAVLETAARGIYPMARIEGLSDEWKRFAFLRGTGERRGQARVRPEVRDLVSFQQMNLRDAAWPLEGGPFQAIFCRNVMIYFDKPTQRELLGRFRQTLAPGGLLFVGHSEALLDAALGFQSLGQTIYRRKEGTP, from the coding sequence ATGAAGCGGTCCACCGCGGACCTCGCGCCCCGGGGCCCAGTGTCTCGGGGCCCGGTATCCCGGGGTCCGGCGCTCCGGGAGGTCGCCGGTCCCGACCGCGTGCCGCTGTCCCAGGAGACCTTCCAGGCCCTGCGGAACCTCCTGCACGACCATTCGGGCATCGCCCTGGCCCCCCACAAGCTCACGATGGTCCAATCCCGCCTGGCCAAGCGGCTGCGCGTCCTGGGCCTGCCCGACTACGAGGCCTACCTGGAGAAGGTCGGCGAGACCGACTCCAGCGAGTGGGCCGAGTTCATCAACGCCCTCACGACGAACCTCACGAGCTTCTTCCGGGAAGGGCACCATTTCACGCGGCTGGTGGAGCTGCTGACGGCCTCGGGCGCCGCCACGGGCAAGCTCCGCGTCTGGAGCGCCGGCTGCTCCACCGGCGAGGAGCCCTACACCCTGGCCATGACCCTGCTGAAGGCCTTCGGCCCCTCGGCCCGCATCCAGATCGTAGCCACGGATCTGGACACCGCCGTGCTGGAGACCGCCGCCCGCGGCATCTACCCCATGGCCCGCATCGAGGGGCTGTCCGACGAGTGGAAGCGCTTCGCCTTCCTGCGCGGCACGGGCGAGCGCCGCGGCCAGGCGCGCGTGCGGCCCGAAGTCCGGGACCTGGTCTCGTTCCAGCAGATGAACCTGCGCGATGCCGCCTGGCCCCTGGAAGGAGGGCCCTTCCAGGCCATCTTCTGCCGCAATGTGATGATCTACTTCGACAAGCCCACCCAGCGGGAGCTGCTGGGCCGGTTCCGGCAGACCCTGGCCCCGGGAGGTCTCCTGTTCGTCGGCCATTCCGAGGCCCTGCTGGATGCGGCCCTGGGCTTCCAGTCCCTGGGCCAGACCATCTACCGGCGGAAGGAGGGCACGCCGTGA
- the cheD gene encoding chemoreceptor glutamine deamidase CheD has protein sequence MSPPPVPLVLGRASKYLDRHFNRQAMKILPGEFYATTEDEVIVTVLGSCVAACLLDPIAMVGGMNHFMLPVKQGERDPDVFYAARYGAAAMEYLINNLLHLGAQRDRLVAKAFGGGKVMRGLTDVGAQNIDFVRGFLRAENIPLWNEDMGGSCPRKVYFFPHTGQVLVKRIEHTHNDTVLDRERSYFQEVSQVPLEGDVELFS, from the coding sequence GTGAGCCCGCCCCCCGTCCCCCTGGTGCTCGGCCGGGCCTCGAAGTATCTGGACCGGCACTTCAACCGCCAGGCCATGAAGATCCTCCCCGGCGAGTTCTACGCCACGACCGAGGACGAGGTGATCGTCACCGTTCTGGGCAGCTGCGTGGCCGCGTGCCTCCTGGATCCCATCGCCATGGTGGGGGGCATGAACCACTTCATGCTCCCCGTGAAGCAGGGGGAACGCGATCCCGATGTGTTCTACGCGGCCCGCTACGGCGCCGCCGCCATGGAGTACCTCATCAACAACCTGCTGCACCTCGGTGCCCAGCGGGACCGCCTGGTGGCCAAGGCCTTCGGCGGCGGCAAGGTCATGCGGGGGCTCACCGATGTCGGCGCGCAGAACATCGACTTCGTCCGGGGCTTCCTCCGAGCGGAGAACATCCCCCTCTGGAACGAGGACATGGGGGGCTCCTGCCCCCGCAAGGTCTACTTCTTCCCCCATACGGGGCAGGTCCTCGTCAAGCGCATCGAACACACCCACAACGACACCGTCCTCGACCGCGAACGCTCCTACTTCCAGGAAGTCAGCCAAGTGCCCCTCGAGGGCGATGTGGAACTCTTCTCGTGA